A window of Sphingobacterium sp. SRCM116780 contains these coding sequences:
- a CDS encoding phosphatase PAP2 family protein, whose translation MLNKFIKVNLPTNNMMNTSVIRNYSKLKRSLFFFPLFFLVTIVLFLYKQDSLHVDKYIQIQKDCFYFLNSKLSQFPNTIFNLTQLGDEIIILSFLSAFILYVPKIWESLISASLVSCIFSFLLKKTFAVPRPAAVFDHTSFVIIGKTLTGHNSLPSGHSITVFTVLTVLLFAFIPKKMNYKILWFIFMISIGLIIGFTRVGIGAHYPLDVIIGGIIGYISGLLGIFINEKYKIWTWINNKNYYLIFMLFFLICSISLINKIMIDHLIIFYLSLTSLLISLYKIVHIYVKK comes from the coding sequence ATGTTAAATAAATTTATCAAAGTAAATCTGCCAACAAATAACATGATGAACACATCTGTTATTCGTAATTATTCAAAACTCAAGCGTTCTTTATTTTTTTTCCCCCTGTTTTTTTTAGTTACCATAGTTTTATTCCTTTATAAACAAGATTCGTTACATGTTGATAAATACATACAGATTCAAAAGGATTGTTTCTATTTTCTGAATTCAAAATTATCACAATTCCCCAATACAATATTTAACCTCACCCAACTTGGAGACGAGATAATTATTTTATCTTTCCTTAGCGCTTTTATTCTTTATGTTCCTAAAATTTGGGAATCTTTAATATCCGCTTCTCTTGTTTCCTGTATATTCTCTTTTTTACTAAAAAAAACATTTGCTGTACCAAGACCTGCTGCTGTATTTGATCATACTAGTTTTGTTATCATTGGCAAAACATTGACAGGACATAACAGTTTACCATCTGGGCACTCCATTACAGTTTTTACCGTACTAACTGTTTTGCTATTTGCATTCATACCTAAAAAGATGAACTATAAAATTTTATGGTTTATTTTCATGATCAGTATAGGATTGATAATTGGGTTTACAAGAGTAGGTATAGGAGCACATTATCCGCTTGATGTTATTATAGGTGGAATTATTGGATATATCTCAGGACTATTAGGTATTTTTATCAACGAAAAATATAAAATCTGGACTTGGATCAATAATAAAAATTACTATCTAATTTTTATGCTGTTCTTTCTGATTTGCAGTATTTCATTAATCAACAAAATAATGATTGATCATTTAATTATATTTTATTTATCATTGACCAGCTTACTCATTTCACTCTATAAAATCGTTCATATTTATGTTAAAAAATAA
- the eptA gene encoding phosphoethanolamine--lipid A transferase EptA, translating to MLKNNLKIAHFALLMSFLNFLFFHFPFYVFVFNNVDYTSLNGIAIIISVMILMLVANAFVFYLICCLPRNVGKFLLIIFFITNAIAVYFINTYGVIIDKTMIGNILNTNYAESSSFFSMKLLLYIILLGILPSIYIFKVKIIHVAWKKSAITSSLTLLFMLILILVNASNWLWIDKNSKKLGGLAMPWSYLVNTSLFYSDKYKSNEKEILLPDATIKDNQKSVVVLVIGESARSQNFSLYGYKKNTNPLLSKIPHLFHFDATSCATYTTAGVKCILEHTNTDKLYEILPNYLYRNNVDVIWRTSNWGEPPVHIKDYQNRDVLLPNCKGEGCDYDEVLLTGLKEQILASKKNKVLIILHTSTSHGPTYSTKYPSRFETFKPVCNSVELGKCSQTELINAYDNTIVYTDYILSQIIEDLKELNAYKSAMIFVSDHGESLGEKNLYMHGVPISIAPKEQYEIPFIVWTSDGSKQVKPNKILSQNHVFHSVLNFLNIQSPIYDEEMNIFK from the coding sequence ATGTTAAAAAATAATTTGAAAATTGCTCATTTTGCTTTATTAATGAGTTTTCTTAATTTTTTATTCTTTCATTTCCCATTTTATGTTTTTGTCTTCAATAATGTTGATTATACAAGTTTGAACGGTATTGCGATCATTATTAGTGTAATGATTCTGATGTTGGTTGCCAATGCTTTTGTTTTTTATCTGATCTGTTGTCTGCCACGTAATGTAGGAAAATTTTTATTAATCATTTTTTTTATTACCAATGCCATTGCTGTTTATTTTATTAATACTTACGGTGTTATCATAGATAAAACGATGATCGGTAATATCCTCAATACCAATTATGCTGAGTCTAGTAGTTTTTTTTCAATGAAATTATTACTATACATCATTCTACTTGGTATTCTTCCTAGCATTTACATCTTTAAAGTTAAAATAATACATGTAGCATGGAAAAAATCTGCAATAACCTCCTCGCTCACCCTATTATTTATGCTGATTTTAATACTCGTTAATGCAAGCAATTGGCTATGGATTGATAAAAATTCAAAAAAATTAGGTGGGCTTGCTATGCCTTGGTCTTATTTAGTAAATACGTCACTTTTTTATTCTGACAAATATAAAAGTAATGAAAAAGAAATTTTACTGCCAGATGCGACAATAAAAGATAATCAGAAATCGGTTGTCGTTCTTGTTATAGGGGAATCTGCAAGAAGCCAAAATTTTTCTTTATATGGATACAAAAAAAATACGAATCCACTGCTTTCCAAAATACCTCATTTATTTCATTTTGATGCTACCTCTTGTGCTACTTATACAACGGCTGGTGTCAAATGTATTTTAGAACATACAAATACAGATAAGTTATATGAAATCTTACCCAATTATTTATATAGAAATAATGTAGACGTTATTTGGAGAACCTCAAATTGGGGGGAACCACCAGTTCATATTAAAGATTATCAAAATAGAGATGTTTTATTGCCAAATTGTAAAGGTGAAGGATGTGATTATGATGAAGTTCTTCTGACAGGATTAAAAGAACAAATATTAGCCAGTAAAAAGAATAAAGTATTGATCATATTGCACACAAGTACAAGTCATGGACCTACATATAGTACTAAATATCCATCCCGATTTGAGACTTTCAAACCCGTATGCAATAGTGTTGAATTAGGAAAATGTTCTCAAACAGAGCTAATCAATGCTTATGACAATACCATTGTTTATACGGATTATATTTTATCTCAGATAATTGAAGATTTAAAAGAATTAAACGCGTATAAAAGTGCTATGATTTTTGTTTCAGATCATGGTGAATCTTTAGGAGAAAAAAATCTCTATATGCATGGAGTACCTATAAGTATTGCACCAAAGGAACAATATGAGATTCCTTTTATCGTTTGGACATCTGATGGATCGAAACAAGTCAAACCCAATAAAATATTGTCTCAGAACCATGTATTTCATAGTGTTTTAAATTTTTTAAATATTCAAAGTCCTATTTATGATGAGGAGATGAATATTTTTAAATAA
- a CDS encoding STM3941 family protein, with product MGDKIEIYTSKKKAFFLLIASLIFVIGGIFLVLYPEEFKGSPLVTIFMGIVSALFFGLGVIVSIYQLLKNRLALVLTNQGLYVGIKNKTFIPWENIKGFREISIHSNSIIIIQIKNSHGVIGLEKNKIIKKTMQFNNNNYGSPYNIAASTMDISHNDLMLVLNEYLDKYKFDHRKVK from the coding sequence ATGGGAGATAAAATAGAAATATACACAAGCAAGAAAAAAGCGTTTTTTCTGTTAATAGCGTCATTAATCTTTGTTATAGGAGGAATTTTCTTAGTCCTCTATCCTGAAGAATTTAAAGGATCTCCCCTAGTGACGATATTTATGGGAATAGTCTCGGCTCTATTCTTTGGACTTGGGGTCATTGTTTCTATTTATCAACTCTTAAAAAACAGACTGGCGTTGGTACTCACAAATCAAGGATTGTATGTAGGTATTAAGAACAAAACTTTTATACCATGGGAGAATATTAAAGGTTTTAGAGAAATCTCAATACACTCAAACTCCATTATTATTATCCAAATAAAAAACAGTCATGGGGTAATAGGGTTAGAGAAAAATAAAATTATAAAGAAAACAATGCAATTCAATAATAACAACTACGGTTCTCCCTATAACATAGCGGCCTCTACAATGGATATAAGTCACAATGATTTGATGCTAGTATTAAATGAATATTTAGATAAATACAAATTTGATCATAGAAAAGTTAAATAG